A window of the Pecten maximus chromosome 19, xPecMax1.1, whole genome shotgun sequence genome harbors these coding sequences:
- the LOC117317853 gene encoding uncharacterized protein LOC117317853, which translates to MAHSPVPSESMSSPDTKELEVLLPAFLRQAAAFQQLGKELDNYMKGSRSMKTVVDGINKTVTSLCDKTLPRFYEFADLLEDQAQLWTILETDIQKMGRGFKHFGEQFYMVLKAVDLRKKSRKEYADLRANFQKLNDSFMVKKSDKAKARQAMELKLADCLDIDRCLVERIKEIQLGQRHFIADQYSKYMAAQAGFCKDTLQVLNIVPDILKGFLPKKSARAKPEKKKLDLPVPKLPKKKSTIRRS; encoded by the exons ATGGCCCATTCCCCAGTACCAAGCGAGTCGATGTCCAGTCCAGATACCAAGGAGCTGGAGGTTCTCCTCCCGGCCTTTCTCCGACAGGCT GCTGCTTTCCAACAGCTGGGTAAAGAACTGGACAACTACATGAAAGGATCTCGTAGCATGAAGACCGTGGTCGATGGTATCAACAAgacagttacctccctttgtgaCAAGACCCTGCCTCGTTTTTACGAGTTTGCAGATCTGTTAGAG GACCAAGCTCAGCTATGGACAATACTAGAAACAGATATCCAAAAGATGGGGCGAGGTTTCAAACATTTCGGAGAACAATTCTATATGGTTCTG AAAGCAGTGGACCTTCGAAAGAAATCTAGAAAAGAGTATGCCGATCTCAGAGCCAACTTCCAG AAGCTCAATGACAGCTTTATGGTGAAGAAGTCTGACAAAGCCAAG GCACGACAGGCGATGGAGTTAAAGTTGGCCGATTGTTTAGACATTGACCGGTGTTTGGTGGAACGAATAAAAGAGATTCAACTTGG aCAACGTCATTTTATTGCTGACCAGTACAGCAAGTACATGGCCGCACAAGCCGGTTTTTGTAAGGATACTCTGCAG GTATTGAATATAGTGCCAGATATATTGAAAGGATTTTTACCCAAGAAGTCTGCGCGAGCAAAACCGGAGAAAAAGAAGCTCGACCTGCCTGTCCCCAAACTCCCAAAGAAGAAAAGCACAATAAGGCGATCATAA